From a single Salvelinus fontinalis isolate EN_2023a unplaced genomic scaffold, ASM2944872v1 scaffold_0027, whole genome shotgun sequence genomic region:
- the LOC129842260 gene encoding glycerol-3-phosphate dehydrogenase [NAD(+)], cytoplasmic-like, which translates to MALKKVCIIGSGNWGSAIAKIVGANAGKLDVFDTKVNMWVFEETVNGRKLTEIINTDHENVKYLPGHKLPPNIVAVPEVTDAVKGADILIFVIPHQFINRICDTIKEHIKKDAVGMSLIKGVDEGPEGLKLISEVIREKLGVTMTVLMGANIANEVAEEKFCETTIGCKNKEWGPILKQLMQTTNFRVTVVEEADVVEICGALKNIVAVGAGFCDGLGFGDNTKAAVIRLGLMEMIAFARIFCTAGPVSPVTFLESCGVADLITTCYGGRNRKIAEAFAKTGKTIEELEKEMLNGQKLQGPATAAEVNHILKKKGLVDKFPLFNAVNQICFHGHPVKEFITCLQNHPEHM; encoded by the exons ATGGCACTCAAGAAAGTATGCATCATTGGCTCTGGCAACTG GGGCTCTGCCATTGCCAAGATTGTAGGCGCCAATGCAGGAAAGCTTGACGTGTTCGACACGAAAGTGAACATGTGGGTGTTTGAGGAGACGGTGAACGGACGTAAACTCACAGAGATCATCAATACAGACCATGAGAACGTCAAGTACCTGCCCGGACACAAGCTTCCCCCAAACATC GTGGCTGTTCCAGAGGTGACGGATGCTGTGAAGGGAGCAGACATCTTGATCTTCGTTATTCCACACCAGTTCATCAACAGAATCTGTGACACCATCAAAGAACACATCAAGAAGGATGCTGTGGGCATGTCTCTTATCAAG GGTGTGGATGAGGGTCCCGAGGGGTTGAAGCTGATCTCTGAAGTCATCAGAGAGAAGCTGGGCGTCACCATGACAGTGCTGATGGGAGCTAACATAGCCAACGAAGTCGCGGAGGAGAAATTCTGCGAAACAACAATCG GGTGCAAGAACAAAGAGTGGGGCCCCATCCTGAAACAACTGATGCAGACCACTAACTTCAGAGTTACCGTGGTGGAGGAAGCTGATGTGGTAGAGATCTGTGGCGCCTTAAAG AACATAGTGGCGGTGGGAGCAGGGTTCTGTGACGGCCTGGGCTTCGGTGATAACACCAAGGCAGCGGTGATCAGACTGGGACTGATGGAGATGATCGCCTTCGCCCGGATATTCTGCACCGCTGGACCCGTCTCCCCCGTCACTTTCCTGGAGAGCTGTGGCGTCGCCGACCTCATCACAACTTGCTACGGCGGACGCAACCGTAAGATCGCAGAGGCCTTCGCCAAAACCGGAAAG ACTATTGAGGAGTTGGAGAAGGAGATGTTGAATGGTCAGAAGCTACAGGGTCCAGCCACTGCAGCTGAAGTCAACCACATTCTGAAGAAGAAGGGCCTGGTGGACAA GTTCCCCTTGTTCAATGCTGTCAACCAGATCTGTTTCCACGGACACCCCGTCAAAGAGTTCATCACCTGTTTGCAGAACCACCCTGAACACATGTAA